The following are from one region of the Yoonia sp. R2331 genome:
- the glmM gene encoding phosphoglucosamine mutase, producing the protein MGKALFGTDGVRGKANTWPMTPELALKIGAAAGRYFRNDGSNGHRVVIGKDTRLSGYMFENALTAGLTSTGMNVFLLGPIPTPAVGMLTTSLRADVGIMISASHNPHHDNGIKFFGPDGFKLSDAAEAEIEGLVAGEIALAQAENIGRAKRIDDGRFRYAERVKSTVPAGMRLDGLKVVIDCANGAAYKVAPEVLWELGATVIPVGVAPNGVNINAGCGSTATQTAAETILAHGADVGICLDGDADRVMILDETGQVADGDQIMALMATRWAAEERLAGGALVATVMSNLGLERYLEAQGLRLERTGVGDRYVVERMRAGGFNLGGEQSGHIVMTDYATTGDGLLAGLQFLVAMIQTGQKASALSRSFETVPQLLKNVRFGAEAAPLEAEAVRAAIADAEAKLAGKGRLLIRKSGTEPLVRVMAECEDPVLLEAVVDGIVAEVEAAA; encoded by the coding sequence ATGGGCAAGGCATTATTCGGAACTGACGGGGTACGCGGCAAGGCCAATACATGGCCGATGACGCCGGAACTGGCGCTCAAGATCGGGGCAGCTGCGGGCCGCTATTTCCGCAATGACGGCAGCAATGGTCATCGGGTGGTGATCGGCAAGGACACGCGGCTGTCGGGCTATATGTTCGAAAACGCGCTGACGGCGGGGCTGACCAGCACCGGCATGAATGTCTTTCTGCTGGGGCCGATCCCGACGCCTGCGGTCGGCATGCTGACCACAAGCCTGCGCGCAGATGTGGGCATCATGATCAGCGCGAGCCACAATCCGCACCATGACAACGGCATCAAGTTCTTTGGACCGGATGGGTTCAAACTGTCGGATGCGGCAGAGGCCGAGATCGAGGGGCTGGTCGCGGGTGAGATTGCGCTGGCGCAGGCGGAAAACATTGGTCGCGCCAAGCGGATTGATGACGGGCGGTTCCGCTATGCCGAGCGGGTGAAATCGACGGTGCCTGCGGGCATGCGGCTGGATGGATTAAAGGTGGTGATCGATTGCGCCAATGGGGCGGCCTACAAAGTCGCACCAGAGGTGTTATGGGAATTGGGGGCGACTGTGATCCCGGTGGGTGTTGCCCCCAATGGGGTGAACATCAACGCAGGCTGCGGATCCACGGCAACACAGACCGCCGCCGAGACGATTTTGGCCCATGGCGCGGATGTGGGGATTTGTCTGGATGGCGATGCCGACCGGGTGATGATCCTTGATGAGACCGGGCAAGTGGCTGACGGCGATCAGATCATGGCGCTGATGGCGACCCGTTGGGCCGCAGAAGAGCGGTTGGCAGGCGGGGCGCTGGTGGCGACGGTGATGTCGAACCTTGGGCTGGAGCGTTATCTTGAGGCGCAGGGCCTGCGGCTGGAGCGCACGGGCGTCGGCGACCGTTACGTGGTGGAACGGATGCGTGCAGGTGGCTTTAACCTGGGCGGAGAGCAGTCCGGCCATATCGTGATGACCGATTATGCCACCACCGGTGATGGGCTGTTGGCGGGGTTGCAGTTTCTGGTGGCGATGATCCAGACCGGGCAAAAGGCCAGCGCGCTGAGCCGCAGTTTCGAGACCGTGCCGCAGTTGTTGAAGAACGTCCGGTTCGGGGCAGAGGCCGCACCCTTGGAGGCAGAGGCCGTGCGCGCGGCGATTGCGGATGCGGAGGCCAAGCTGGCGGGCAAGGGGCGGTTGTTGATCCGCAAATCCGGCACCGAACCGCTTGTGCGGGTGATGGCAGAATGCGAGGATCCTGTGTTGCTGGAAGCGGTGGTTGACGGGATCGTGGCCGAGGTTGAGGCCGCGGCCTGA